Proteins encoded in a region of the Rutidosis leptorrhynchoides isolate AG116_Rl617_1_P2 unplaced genomic scaffold, CSIRO_AGI_Rlap_v1 contig424, whole genome shotgun sequence genome:
- the LOC139883591 gene encoding ras-related protein RABA5a → MAFYSEDEKTEDYLFKIVLIGDSAVGKSNLLARFARNEFYPNSKSTIGVEFQTQKIDINGKEVKAQIWDTAGQERFRAVTSAYYRGAVGALLVYDISRRQTFDSIGRWLNELHTHSDMNVVTILVGNKTDLKDAREVSTAEGKTLAEAQGLFFMETSALDSSNVMAAFQTVVKEIYNILSRKVMISQELRKEEPSSLGKTVVLQAEGEQEAVAEAKKGCC, encoded by the exons ATGGCTTTTTATTCTGAGGATGAGAAAACAGAGGATTACCTATTCAAGATCGTTTTAATTGGCGACTCAGCTGTTGGGAAATCAAACTTACTTGCTAGATTTGCTAGAAATGAGTTTTATCCTAATTCAAAGTCAACCATTGGAGTAGAGTTCCAAACACAAAAGATAGACATCAATGGAAAGGAAGTCAAGGCACAGATCTGGGACACAGCAGGCCAGGAACGGTTTCGTGCCGTTACGTCGGCATATTACAGAGGGGCTGTTGGAGCTCTTCTGGTTTACGACATCAGTCGACGACAGACCTTTGATAGCATTGGTAGATGGCTTAATGAACTTCATA CTCACTCCGACATGAATGTAGTCACCATACTGGTCGGAAACAAGACAGATCTCAAGGACGCAAGGGAAGTGTCGACGGCAGAAGGCAAGACCTTGGCAGAAGCACAGGGTTTGTTTTTCATGGAAACGTCGGCTTTGGATTCATCGAATGTGATGGCGGCGTTTCAAACAGTTGTGAAAGAGATATATAATATATTGAGCAGAAAGGTGATGATATCTCAAGAGCTCAGAAAGGAAGAACCTTCGTCGTTGGGAAAGACAGTTGTTCTTCAAGCCGAGGGAGAGCAAGAAGCAGTTGCAGAGGCCAAGAAAGGATGTTGTTAG